CTACTGCTTGTTTGGGCTCAGCCGCGGCGATGGCGGACACCGTGCAGGTGTTCAACACGTCGATGGTTGCGGGCACGAACACGTGGTATCGGACCAACACCTACGTTCTCAACGAGTATGTGTACGTTGAGGATGGCGAAGTGCTAGTGATCGAACCGGGCACGGTGATCAAAGGCAAGAACACGGCGGTGGTGAAC
This DNA window, taken from Verrucomicrobiia bacterium, encodes the following:
- a CDS encoding T9SS C-terminal target domain-containing protein: MKKLLSSLVATACLGSAAAMADTVQVFNTSMVAGTNTWYRTNTYVLNEYVYVEDGEVLVIEPGTVIKGKNTAVVN